The genomic stretch GTGAACGCCTCTCTCACAAATTTACTTACCTTTCTTTCTACCTAACAGGAGCTGTTTGGAGACGACAGTGAAGATGAGCAACACAGTCGACACAGTCAGCACAGTCAGCACAGTCAGCACAGTCGACACAGTCGGCACAGTGGCAGCGACAACCAGTCTGAACGCTCAGGGAACCAGTCGGACGCCAGTATGCACTCAGACCAGGGGGACAACGATCAATCCGATGCAGAGCCGCACAGCGGCTCAGAGCGTGGCAATCGAGACGAGGATGATGACGAGGAGGACAGGGGCCACCGGTCGGACGGAGGAAGCCCGGCTGGCAGCGCGATGTCTGGAGCAGGGAGCCCTCGCTCTGAGAGGGGCAGTGTCCGCTCAGACAGAAGGTACACGGACTGGATGTGTCTCATTATTTAACTGGGATAACGAGATGATGTCAGAGGGGACCCCACAAATACACTATGcactttagttttttaaaaacatttcttagaCTTACACAACATTTACTTGTGATTCTTCATCTTAGAAGAACAATCTTTCCTTTGTAGTCAGAAATCCGATTTACATTTCTTGATATGTTTGTTTGAAACCAGCGTGCACAGTGATCCTGCGACTCCGCAGTCGGCGCCTGGTACCCCTCACTCTGATGGAGAAGCTTCTGCCAGGGAGAACCAGTCAGATGATGAGAAGTGGGAAGGAGGGGCTAAGAGCGACCAGtctgaggatgaggaggagaaacgTCATTACTCtgatgaagaaagagagaactCTGATGACGAGGGGCcgagaaacaggaagtcaggtACTCCCAGGGTCTGGTGTTAAAGGTGGAGAATATATTGTACACAAACTGCATCACAAGCCTGCCGTCTGTGTTAATCTTGACACATTGGATTTTGTGGAAGAGGATTAGAGCAATATGTGAAAATGTTATTCTGAGCTCTAACGTTAATCTCAGGACTCTGAGATTAATGGgagattaatttttttctgaGATTATTTGCATGTGATTGTTTTTTCATTCACTGtaagatgtgtttgtgtcctgtaACTTGAGTTTACCCCATACTGCCATGTGGATATTACACTGCTTCATCACCTGTTGTGCGTTTATTCTTCAGAGTCTGCAAGGGGCAGTGACAGTGAAGATGATTTCCTCAGAGTGAAACCCAAAGCAAAAATCGCCTCTGATTCAGATTCAGACAGCGATATCGGAACAAAGAGAGGTTAGAAACCGTTGagcacagaaatatatttatcttaCTGCAAACCTAATCTTGTTGGTTTACAGTAGTATGTACAATTCAATTTTGAGTTTTGATTGTATTAATTGCAGCTGAAGTTTGCATCTTTATTGCTCTTATGTACTTTAAAGTAGTTCCTCCTCCGTAATGTTCACAGTAAAGAAGACGGCAGCAGACGACCTGTTTGGAGAGGCTGACGACATTTCGTCAGACAGCGATGCAGAGAAGCCTCCGACCCCGGGACAGCCCCTGGTACGTCCGTCcgtcctctcactctctgtgcTCCACTGAACATCAAGCCTCTTTAATTGTGCCTAGTCCTTTTTTTATAAGAGTTCCcaaatctctctttctcagagCCTCTTGGTAAGCCTCTCTGAGCTGATCCCTATTATCATGGACCATTGAATCATAgtgtttttgaaatgttctcttcctcttcctctctttgtgtgtgtgtctgtgtgtttgtaggatGCAGAGGATGGGATGGAGGGGGATCGAACAGAGGAAGAGCCTACTGCCGAAACTCGCATTGAAGTAGAGATCCCAAAAGTCAGCACAGACCTGGGATCTGACCTTTATTTTGTTAAGCTGCcaaacttcctgtctgtggagccCAGGTCAGCACTGTCAATAAATGCAACATTCTAAAGACATGATGAAGAAAGGCATATAGCAAGGAGGAATTGCAAGATCTTATACTTACTTTGAAGTGTCGAGCTATACGTGTTGGCTCTTGATGAGCATAAAAGCCTCTGCGTAACTTGAAAGTAAATTTAATTTggattttcattcattcaccaTTTATAGACCCTTTGATCCTCAGTACTATGAGGATGAATTTGAGGATGAAGAAATGCTGGATGAAGAGGGACGGACCAGACTCAAGTTGAaggtatgtagtatgtagtatgtagtgtatgttaatgtgtttgtagtctttgtGGGATAAAATGGAACAAATATTGTGCCATAGGGCGAGAAGATATTATCGCACTTTATGTGGTGGGTCGTTTGACTCTGCTGCCAATTATCGACTTCTAAAGATACTCTGCTGTATACGGCTAATGTTGTTACCAAGAGAGTGACAAGAGTTTCTCTCCAACAGGTGGAGAATACAATTCGGTGGAGAGCCAAAAGAGACGAGGAAGGAAATGAAACACGAGATAGCAACGCACGCATTGTCAAATGGTCTGatggcaggtgtgtgtgtgtgtgtgtgtgtgtgtgtgtgtgtgtgtgtgtgtgtgtgtgtgtgtgtgtgtgtgtgtgtgtgtgtgtgtgtgtgtgtgtgtgtgtgtgtgtgtgtgtgtgttgtgtgtgtgcagaatgtgCTCTGTACTTtccttggttttaaaatgtctctttctTGCCACAGCATGTCCCTTCACCTGGGGAATGAAGTGTTTGATGTTTACAAAGCTCCTCTCCAGGGAGACCACAACCACCTGTTCATCCGTCAGGGCACTGGACTGCAGGGACAGGCTGTGTTCAAAACCAAACTCACATTCAGGTAACACGGTAACATGCCACTGTTGTTATTGGTGACAGGCTGCTATTAAGACGTCAGTCTCAAACAAAGACACGTTTTCTCGCTTGAGGCAAAATAATAAATTGCTTGCAATACGCCTCCTCTGTCTGGCTCCCTGATATGCAAATAAGCCCCACGCTGCTCTAAGtctaaacaacaacaataggCTTCATTCAAGCTCAATTCAGAAATGTACTCTATACTGCAAGTCCTGGATCACCTTGTGCAAGCTGCCCAGATTTCTCCCAATAAGAAGTGTGTAAGCCTCTTAGCGGCCCCCAAGTCCACCTGGATGTTCTGTCACCTCAGACCACATGGGACTAGCAGGACACTGGACAAAGCTGCTTTCATGTTGCTTCCATGATGCCAGACAGGACATTACCATTTGTTCTGGTTGCGTAATATGATCAGAGCAGAGTTTTTGATTTAGGATTAGAGCTGAAGCTGCTCAGGGTACAAATGGATAGGACACACTGTTTCCTTTTTAAAGAGGCAATTTCACAAATTTATGGAGCGAAAATAAAATTCCGGCTGAGAATTTCTGTTACATCTGGTTAATTAACAAGGCTCATGTTGCCAAACGGTGAATAGAAAACATTATCCCCTTTTCACTGCAACATGCTTTCAGTGTCTGCTGGTCTCGGATCATGAATTAGTTGTAAtctaacatttttttaaacaaataagttataaAAATATCTCTTAATGTGACATAAGAACTGATCATTTAGGGAATCTATTTGGTTCTTTCTTGAGTATAATTGAGCCAGTTTTGATAGAAAATGAATAGGCTTGTGCAGCAATAAATGTGCCCAATTCACcaagtttaaaaaagaaattacaGTTTGGACTAAAACAGGTTTAGCAGTATAGATTGATGTTCTTTGCCTGTTTACTGTACAAATGTATTGgttaaataaccttttttttttgtgcaaatgaccaaataaattaaaataacaatggaATGTAAAAACTGCCTGGCCTAACGTTTGAAGGAAAAGAGGGAACACGAAGGAAGTCGCATTAAATCTGACGTGGTGGTTTGTTTCTTTTGCATTTCCAGGCCCCACTCCACAGACAGTGCCACCCACA from Cottoperca gobio chromosome 3, fCotGob3.1, whole genome shotgun sequence encodes the following:
- the leo1 gene encoding RNA polymerase-associated protein LEO1, whose protein sequence is MADMDELFGSDGDSDNEQRASGSGSGSDSEQERPRSASNASGSDSERERDEDDEEEGQEAGKPSINKELFGDDSEDEQHSRHSQHSQHSQHSRHSRHSGSDNQSERSGNQSDASMHSDQGDNDQSDAEPHSGSERGNRDEDDDEEDRGHRSDGGSPAGSAMSGAGSPRSERGSVRSDRSVHSDPATPQSAPGTPHSDGEASARENQSDDEKWEGGAKSDQSEDEEEKRHYSDEERENSDDEGPRNRKSESARGSDSEDDFLRVKPKAKIASDSDSDSDIGTKRVKKTAADDLFGEADDISSDSDAEKPPTPGQPLDAEDGMEGDRTEEEPTAETRIEVEIPKVSTDLGSDLYFVKLPNFLSVEPRPFDPQYYEDEFEDEEMLDEEGRTRLKLKVENTIRWRAKRDEEGNETRDSNARIVKWSDGSMSLHLGNEVFDVYKAPLQGDHNHLFIRQGTGLQGQAVFKTKLTFRPHSTDSATHRKMTLSLADRCSKTQKIRILPMAGRDPESHRNEMIKKEEERLRASIRRESQQRRMREKQHQRGLSSSYLEPDRYDDEEEGEEADSLAAIKNKYNKYKGGGGLREERARIYSSSDGDEGSDDDKAQRLMKAKKLDSDEEGEGSSKRKAEDDEEISTKKAKKYVISDEEEEDDE